GATTTAGTTAGTTTCTCTTGCCATCTGCTGGTGATTATGTGTAGCACAACTAGTCAGGTCGGATGCGCGTGAACATAAATCTATTTATAGCACGACCTTGAGCATGTGCTGTTGCGCTCTAATAcattcctgtgtgtttgttttcccatttGCAGAGGGAGGCAACGCGTAACCAAATGAAGGTAGGCAAGGGCAAAACACAGGCAAATTTATAGCCAAGACAGGCCAAAAAGTTGctttatttgttatttgttaAGCCCTTTGACATTGTAGAATGCAATCCAGgtctctgaaggaggagaaccagCCTGTCTGTCACATCAATCTGCCGGAAACCAGTGTAATCTACTCATGAAGTCCAGCCATCTTGCTTGCAGTCCTGGAATCATCAATCCACAGATAGATGGAGTCCAGAGCACCTTCATCCCAGTGTGTTTAAGAGGCAGCGTATCCACGGTGATGGGAGCTGAGGCCGCCATTCTGTTACGAAAAAAAATGGACTATCTACTActgcctgcagagacacagggttACCAACTGTACACCATCAGTacaagcacagacacacacacacacacacacacacacacacacacaagctctgtaatttaaatattaaactaTATTAGCACTTAGCCATGTGTACCactgtcagagtgtgtgtcatGTTTGATTTGTGAAAAGACCAGATTATACAGGGGTTAATGTAAATCTATTGTGTTTCATATGTAACAATCAAATGGCAACCTTTTTGCTCATACAACCCTTAGTTCCCTTCCATGTACAAGGAAAAGAAGattgttttacacaaatatcaTCATGCATCCAATGCCCTGCCAGCTACTTTTTGCACAGAGCTACATTAAGGGGGGATCTGCTGTTTTATAGTCTGTGTTCTCTACACTGTGATGAGGTTATTGCAACTCTGAGCTGCTGTGTGACTGGGTGTCGAGGGAACTTGTGTCAGATGGTGCGAATGTACTATTTTTGACAGGCAGGTGAATCAATATGCCAACCTCACATGTGATTGTTGTGTAGCTCAAACAGTCTGTTTCCCTTAgagagtttgtgttttttatgttgGGACGTACAGGGTGACACGATGGAGGTATACTGACGTGCCTGTGGAGCGGACTCTATTCATGAAGTACCAAGGCCAGTCCCAGCCTTACCTGTCAATATTCTCCTGTGTAAATAGATATTCTATAGAACACCAAACAATTAGAGACTATTGAGATTAACTTAGAAAATTCAAGAGATTCTTTCAAGAACATATGAACACTTAATAAAGGTTTTCACTGTAAAATTCACTCTTTGTGACTATTTATTGATAACTATATCTGTAACTCCGCCTCTACACTCTGCTCTCAGATGTCTAACTTGTCTTGTAAAAGTGTGGAAAAACTGCTGATGTGGCCCATAAATTTAGTACAGTATTTTACAGCAATTACATCTTTGAGGAAATACTGTTAAATTCTGACTTTTACTACTTTGTGTTTGAACTCATTTAAAGGTGTCCTTAAATAGATAGAATACTTTAAAGAAGCAATTAAAATAATGATAGGAATGATAAACTTTCACATGTATCCTGCCAACATAGCTTTTGGATTAAAACAAATATCTTGGATTAAATCTGTCCAATATGGACATGAACAGTGGGCCAAGTGTCTGAACCTGTCTCCTGGACTCTGACAGTATGTGTTTGGGCTCTCCAGGTCTGTTCTGTCCAAATTCACAAGTATTTGGAACGTGAAGCATAAACTAAGTGGTAGATTGCTGGAGCGTTGTTGCGGGACTTTTACAGCAGGAGATCTGCTGAGAATCAAGATCTTTGTCACTTGTGTCTTTCTTGGTTTTGATTGAGGCTTCAGGGCACAAACAGGAAAGGCTTCCTGTACCCGCGTGTCAAGCAGCACTTTCACTCTGCTGACGTGCAAGCCATTTACAGGTTCCTTGTTTCATCATCGACAAGTACCTTTCTTTGAGATGAGGATAAGACTTTCAGCAGACAAATTGATCGAAGGCATGTCAAATGCACATTTCTAAAAGAAAATCCGAATAATAGCATCTTTCCTAGGTAGTTAATAGTGTTGCTGTATGTTTTAGGAAGGGATTATTAAATTTCCTCatcaatcaataaaaatgtgcaGCCAAGAGCTTCTTCGCTACATATTTATGAACTGTACCTTTAAGACTCAGAGACGCGCCGTGGATTCGAACActtaagctccgcctccacagCGCGTGAgcgagaaaacaggaagtgaattgTCACCCGCCACAAAATGGGAGCATCGTTGGAGACTCCGGCCAGGTGTCACCTGTGCAAGGTGGAATCGTCCGAGCCCGTCACCCTGAAGTGTAAACACCGGTTCTGCCGGCGCTGCATCGAGGATCTATGGAGCACCGTTCCGAACGGGCCGTACCGTTGCCCGGAGTGGAGGTGCAAGATGGTGTACCAAACTTTACCGTTCGACCGAACTTTGATCCCGCAACGAGCGTCCAGCGGTTTACGGGGCGCTCAAACCCGCAGCAGTGCAGGTACCATTCACATCAATACTGCAGCCAATAACTTCTTCACTTAATATCCCAGATGGATTACGTTGGTGCATATTTCTATCTTATTATTCTATCTTGTTATGTACGTTCAAACACACGCTTTCCCAAAATGAATTTACGTTGCCTCGGTAACCATAACGAAACAAATGTATATTCTTTTCAAGTTTGAGATTTTTTGAGACAAATATTCGGTGGGGGAGAATGTGCCAAGATGTCTTGTGTGTccgccacctgcttcctgcttcattaaaaatgttaCACAATTTATTTTTCATCGGCGCTCTCCAAAACCACTGCAAGCAGTGACAATCTTTTGAAATCCTTTGGTACTTTTGGTATTTCGAAAAAGACGTTAAACGATAAATGCCTCTCTTACAGTAAAACATTATCCTAAATCACTCAGTTTTCCTCTATAACAACATTAAGCTATTGTGATATTTAACAGTAAAGATCTTTTTTCCAACATGTATTTCATGTAACCTTAATAAGAGTTTTCATTATTGATTAAATCTTGCTAATGAACTTGTTGgtattgcctttttttttttctccaaaggCACATCGACAAATGAACAAAGCACACCCGAGTCAGCATTAAGGAGACCTTCGCTTGCTGGTCGGCTTCTCGGGAAGAGAAAGGCTAGTGCTCCGGCTGTGGAACAACCAAACCCAAAGCGTTTGACCACAGAAGCTCCACGGGAACGGTCCGGAGACGTTGAGACAGAGGCCAGCGCTCCGGCTCCAGACAAACCAGACACAAAGCGTTTGACCACAGAAGCTCCACGGGAACGGTCCGGAGACGTTGAGACAGAGGCCAGCGCTCCGGCTCCAGACAAACCAGGCACAAAGCGTTTGACCACAGAAGCTCCACGGGAACGGTCCGGAGACGTTGAGACAGAGGCCAGCGCTCCGGCTCCAGACAAACCAGGCACAAAGCGTTCAGCCGTGAAACAGGAACAGTCTGGAGATGTTGAGAGCCCCACCACTTCCTCTTCAGACTCCTTTGAAGACACACCTGCACCGTCAGCGAGTCCGGAGGTATCCCAGAAATCCCAATCCAAGCAGTTTGAGTACGAGGACGAAGCACTGGACATCTCAGGCCAGCAGTCAATTGAAATCATCTCACTGTGTGACAGCGACAGCCTAGACGAGGTTATCATTTCTGATGCATCTCCAGCTGCAACCCCTCAAAAAGGCACAGGAGAgactcctgcttctcctgccgGTGCTGATTGCTCAGCTGCAGTCCCTCCTGATAAAACAAAATCCCCTGGACCCCCTGTCAACATATCTCCTGTCATACATCTCGCCTCTACTTCAGGATCCCCCGCTGATTtgggcagcttctccaggtcAGAGAGCAAAAGCGCCCGTCCGGTGCCGTGCCACTACTGCCCCAATGCCGTATATCAGCCTGCCATCAAGACCTGTCTGGTGTGCGGAGCTTCGATGTGTTCAGAGCACCTGCGTCCCCACCTGGAATCTCCAGTCTTCCAGAATCACACCCTGATTGCTCCGGTGGAGGATATTTCTTCCTGGAAGTGCCAGGAGCACCAGGACATCAACCGTATCTACTGTCGcaagtgtggtgtgtgtgtctgcacactGTGCCCCCTCGTAGGCTCACACCAGAACCATGAGTGTATCAGCctcagggaggcagagagagagctgagagtAAGTGCTGAGGCGAGCGTGCAAACCCATGCCACTCGTTAAATTGGACTCAATATTTAGGGATGTTTCTTTGTAATGGCAGAGTGACATTTTGTAGTACTCTGTACTTATTCTTCATAGGGGAACCTGAAAAAAGACatctcacagctgcagcagactgaGGATGAAGTGATCATCACATTGAATGAAGTCACACAGAAGAAAGAGGCCTCCAGAGTAAGACAGTGATTCTCAAGTTCCTCATTTAGatcaatgttttaaaaaaaaaaaaaaaaaaagctttagaATTATTGACAAGAAGAAAATGCTTGTCAATCTTCTGGCTGCCTGACAATGTCTCTTAAAgtcatttgtttttttactgaaggagatttttgatttctccaaaaGTCAGTGCAAAACAGGGAATTTCCTAGTTGTCCTCAGCATTCCAGGTGTGGCCGGGATCATTGAGACCCCTGTGCTGATCCTGCACCTGCACCCAGGACTTCCCCAGAGTGACGAAGCTTGACCTTATTAAACAACATGACAATGACGGCAATTAGGACACAGCGGGCTTCTCCGTCGCTGACATTTCACACTTCTGGAAGTCGGATCTTTTTTGTGGATTGTGGCATTTTGTGACATTTAGTTGCTCTTGTCTGTCCAGGTGGTTTTAGAGAAGGCGCGGACGAGCGTGCTGCAGCAGTACGCAGCCATCAGAGAGGCCCTGGATCAAGAGGAGCAAACTGCTCTTCAGTGTGTGGCCAAGGAAGAAAGCAGGGTTCTGGGGGGGCTAGAGGAGAAACTCGGCAACTTGCGGAGCTCTCTGCAGTCTATCCAGAAAGGTCTCCACATCTTCGAGGGCCTGGCTGATGCCAAAGGAGACAAACACATCGGCGACCAAGTTTTCGTTAGGGTGGGTGGTGTCAGAAGACAAATCTCTTCATTATTGAATCAGAAATGATCATGGTGGCATCTCAACACTGACGCAAAAGTAATTTATCGTGGTTCCATTCGACAGGAATACAGCAAGACTGCCCACCTGTAAGTACTGGACTGGATGATAATTCCGTGGGATATAAGGTATTTCtatatttgttttccttctccctTCACGTTGCTCTTCCTCATCAGATCCAGTGTCCTGGGGAGCTACATGGAGCACTTTGAGACCCCTGAGGAAGTGGATTATGTGCGGCTTAAATGTTTGCAGAAGTGGACTGAGAAACGGCTGGACACGTTCGTAATCACCGTGCCGGGCGAAGAGAGAGACATCTACATACCCCTCTGTGAGTGTCTTAATAACTGGTTGCTGGTTATTTAAAGAACCGAAAACTGGCCTGTGAGCAATGTCTTTTCATCCAAACATCTCATTTGTGTACAGATGGTTGTGTGCCGTCACTGGATGCTGATACAGCCCACCCCAAACTGCAGCTGTCGGATAACAACAGGGAAGTGAGATACAGCGAAGCACAGCAGCCCTACACAGAGCATGCCGCACGCTTCAGCTCCTTCCCCCAAGTCCTGGCCTCCTCTGCCCTGCAGGGAGGCCGCTGGTACTGGGAAGTGAACGTGTCTGTGGAGGAGGGCCGCTGGAAGGTGGGTGTGAGCGAGGGTCGGATCGAGAGGAAAGGTCAGAAAGACATCTCCCGTTTAGGATGCAACCCTTACTCGTGGTGTCTGGCCTGTGACAAAAAGAAGGTGGAAGCTCTGCATAACAGGGTGTCTGCGCCTGTGGATGCGGACGGGCTGCAGAGGGTGGGGGTGTTCCTCGACTTCGAAGAAGGTGTGTTGTCGTTCTTTAATGTGACGCCAGGGGGCAGTCTCGCGTTAGTGCATTCCTACAAACACAGCTTTACTGACCCTGTGTATCCAGCCTTCTCTGTGTCCAAAACACACCTGGCCATCTGTGACCTGTTCCATTCTTAAATTCTGGTAGCACTGGGAATTCATCTCAACTGTTAATACACTGCCTTTTCATCATTCAGCATCTGTGAATTTCTAGGGAGAATTTATAATGTCTTCAAAACATACTGGTAATTTTGATACATCACACTGATTTTGTACCTTTTCAGAATGTGAGTTTTGGTGTTGTgctatgtttgtttttaaagtgtcaCATTAGATAAGTGAGCAGATTTTTAGCCTGTCTACTGTAGTTGATGGTGTGATCAAAGTGCTGTTTtgcataaagtcctggatggcTGCAGCATGTTGGAGGTTCTGTGACGGTTCTgtgatttttcttatttttaaatgttccaaAAACACATATCATTTCAAGTTTATAATTACAGACAACTGTGGGTCtcttagatttttttaaaagcataaCTGTTGCTCGTTTTAATGCCGATAAGGAGCTGTCCATTTAAGAAGCAGTCATTGTGACCCGGTATGTTTTCTACAGCCCACTTCTTTAATGTACTCCAAtaaatcctttatttttttctaacccactcattaaaatgacatttgtgATTCTTTTCCTGACCCGCTGCCCTTGTTTGGAATGACACCCAGTGATGTTAGGATGCTGTGATGCATTAGCCTGGCATAATGTGTTTCACTCCACATCTATGTTTAGCGTCAGTAATGGCTACCTTCACAcaggtgtgtctgtgagagCGGCTCATGCTTGCCTCAGCAGGTGGAGTTAGCCAGAAGCAATCCCAGTTCTCCTGgtttccttcctgctctcccCCAGCTGGCACTTGgcagaaaggcagaaaacacaTCTGAGATAATTAAATCCCAGTTCAGCACCCAGCTGTGTCCaggattttcctctttttaaaaaaaaaaaaaaaaaaaaaaaagagcaaggTGCTTATAAAAGATGGCGGGTGATGCTGTGTCACATAGTTGTTAAAGAATGAAATGTATGCGGTGTCAATTTCTAGTGTAATGGGCACTAATGAAGCATCCAAAATGGCTGCCATGGTTCTCCCTAGTGATTCCATGCTTATAGGTCATTTCTTGTAGTCTTCTGTAATGAGGAATGCATTTGCAGTGAAAAGCCAAGAACAGGAGGTGCTGTTAGCTTTTAAAATCAATACTTAATTAAAGGGATTCTGCGCACCTATTTAACCTGGCCTAATAATAATCTCTTtcatttgtgctgctgttttcatcGGGTTCCAAGCTGAAGCAGCACACTAAGCTGGACAAATTGGTCTCATTTGCAGAGAGTTCCTTCTCAGCGTGCTGCGTTCAGATCGCTTTTATCCTCCCCCGTCTGTCAGGATGGAAAGTGAAATGGCATGAAATTACTGAGGTCAGAGGTTTTCCAGCAGATGGTTGGTTGGCAGTCAGCCCTTTGCGGAAGGCTGTCCCCTCACTAAATGTCATCCCTCCCCCGTTTTATGAAAGTGTTGCTGACCCTTGTGGTAGATTCCACGTGCACTTGATGTTCCATTCAATGGTCCTTTTAATAGAGGTCCGCCTGAGACTGCCGAGTATCTTCTGTGGTTGGGTGGGTTATGATCTGATGGTCCATTTAGCAAAGAAACCAGATggtaaacaacaacacaaagtcACATCCTTACATCCAGATTTACATCTGAAAGTGTGAGACAGCGAATGCACTTTTGCGTCTACTGGCACTGCAACGGGGTCGCTGTGGCTGATCAGAGTAATCTGCCCTGCGAGGTCAGGTTTCTGCCCTCTACTTACTGATTAACTGACTAGATCTTCCTCCGGAGAGATCCGTGCACATCCGCACTTGTTTACGTCATTGCCTGTAATGACCTCAAAGCTCTCAGTCTTGATCATCGATCAACTGGGAAAATCAGTGGCTTTCAGTTGTTCCTTCTCCTGACATAGTTACTTCCTCTCCCGTTGGCATAGCAACAGTCCTCGAACTCACCTGCCAGGTCTGGAATAATCCGTGAACATCTGACACGGGAGATGAGGCGGCCCTGTTTTTGAGTGACATCCCCCATTTCCCCCTCACCTTTCCAGCCGATTTAGTGCGGACCGTGGAACAGGGCGTATTTTGGTATCCCTCCATCTGCCGGTGCAGAATCAATAAAATCCAATGTAATGGCAACTAAATCGCACATCTGTTTGCGTGACTCTGTCTTGTGATTGTTGCGAGCGTTCCATTACTCCAGTAAATGCAGGAAAAGGAAATCCCAGCGTGCCAGTTGTCCCGCGGCACACACGTGGGTTCATCTGATGTCTGAACGCCGGATCTGGTTTAATATTACCGTGCTTTAAAAGTTACCACTTCAAGATGAGGCAGAAATGTTTTCATCAGTGTGGTGCCTGCTCGTCTCTGTCTCGTCCGgcttcatctctgtcctctgtagtgttatttgtgtgtttgtttacccTCCTGCTCTTTTCGCTTGGCCTCCCTGCAGGAATGTTGGGATGGGTGGCAGACAGCGCCTCGGGAACGTCAGTGTTTTGGTCAAGGACGGGAAAGCAAGCAGTTCCCATCTAGGAGGTTCCTTTTGAAAATGACCCTGTTTATCCTTGAGTTTGAATTTAGGCATGAATACAGTTAAGGCCAAATCAACAACCTCCCTGTGTCGCGGCTGATTTATGTGCTGTTGTGGTTATGGACAAACACACGTGGGCTGGAGGGAGAGACCCAGTTTCAGGTTAGTAAGTGAAGATAAACATCATTTAGAATCTGTTTCTCCAGCTGTGTTGTCGGCGCACTGCTTCTGTTGCCCAATCAACTGCtcaaaaacctgtttttatgGGAAATATGCACAATCTGGAGTCAATATGTTGAGTTTATCAGGATAATTCACACAATTATTAGTTATAAGTCAGTAAGGAAACACAttctttccatttccaaacCAACAAATTGACTCTTTAGGTTCCCTTTTGGAGTCACAATCTAATAATATTAGTAATTTGAGATGAAACTCTTATCTGTGGTTGTCTGAAAGTGCCTTTGAAGGTTATTAATCACAAACATTCTGTCAGGACAGACAAAACCCCTTTGtgcttctgtctctttcttcgCTGCAGTGATGATTATTTCCTGCTTCTCTCCGGTCTGGCAGCACAGAGTCTGTCAGACGgcgtctcccacacacacacacatacacacacacacaagctctgTGCTCACTCATGTCATGGACAGTTACTACATTTCCAAATACAATGCACACACAGAATGTAAAAATGCACATCTGCATAGCGAAAGAATAAGTGCTAATAACTTAATAGCAAGTTATCAGCATACAGCTCTTGCAGCATGTCTACGGACCAGTCCTAAGAACCGTTCTGTTAGACACAGAGACATCGGTGGGCTGTACGTTGAGCCAGGCTTCATTTTGTGGATGGAATTTCACCTTATCTTCACTTGGAATGCACCATCATGCCCAACGTGTTTGTACTCGGGCCTCAAGATGAAGTATTTCTATCATAAGTGGACCAAGAGCACTGCACCAGCTTTATCAACGAAGGGATTTACTCTCATCAAAGGTCAACGCTCCTCCAGACACTTTTAGTCTAATTTAGGGGCTGGCACGAGCGTCTGGCGAGTAATAGTGGGTTTCTGCCTGTTCCTAcgtctgttgtttgtttgttgtctcTGTTTACTTTGACTTGGCGTCACAACATTGCTCAAATTTAATGATGTGTCGCCTGGAACGTAGATCTCAACACGCTGACGGGAAAGACAAATGAAGGCCTCTCGTCAGAGCCTCAACATTTCCAGAAAAGAGAAATGACTGCTCACACAGCACGTTGTGGCGAGCACTGATTCCTGACACGTGCAGTCAGTCACAGGTTAATTTGCATTTGGCTGGTATTACCGTACTTCAGAGCctcacaggggaaaaaaaaaagcttattcTTTCCAGTGGGAACAACCTCAGCAGCAGGTTGATGTCTTCATCACTTGTGGAGTGCTAAATATTTCAACTGAAGCAGTTAGCCCTCGTTTAT
The nucleotide sequence above comes from Takifugu rubripes chromosome 9, fTakRub1.2, whole genome shotgun sequence. Encoded proteins:
- the LOC101075235 gene encoding E3 ubiquitin/ISG15 ligase TRIM25 isoform X1, translated to MGASLETPARCHLCKVESSEPVTLKCKHRFCRRCIEDLWSTVPNGPYRCPEWRCKMVYQTLPFDRTLIPQRASSGLRGAQTRSSAGTSTNEQSTPESALRRPSLAGRLLGKRKASAPAVEQPNPKRLTTEAPRERSGDVETEASAPAPDKPDTKRLTTEAPRERSGDVETEASAPAPDKPGTKRLTTEAPRERSGDVETEASAPAPDKPGTKRSAVKQEQSGDVESPTTSSSDSFEDTPAPSASPEVSQKSQSKQFEYEDEALDISGQQSIEIISLCDSDSLDEVIISDASPAATPQKGTGETPASPAGADCSAAVPPDKTKSPGPPVNISPVIHLASTSGSPADLGSFSRSESKSARPVPCHYCPNAVYQPAIKTCLVCGASMCSEHLRPHLESPVFQNHTLIAPVEDISSWKCQEHQDINRIYCRKCGVCVCTLCPLVGSHQNHECISLREAERELRGNLKKDISQLQQTEDEVIITLNEVTQKKEASRVVLEKARTSVLQQYAAIREALDQEEQTALQCVAKEESRVLGGLEEKLGNLRSSLQSIQKGLHIFEGLADAKGDKHIGDQVFVREYSKTAHLSSVLGSYMEHFETPEEVDYVRLKCLQKWTEKRLDTFVITVPGEERDIYIPLYGCVPSLDADTAHPKLQLSDNNREVRYSEAQQPYTEHAARFSSFPQVLASSALQGGRWYWEVNVSVEEGRWKVGVSEGRIERKGQKDISRLGCNPYSWCLACDKKKVEALHNRVSAPVDADGLQRVGVFLDFEEGVLSFFNVTPGGSLALVHSYKHSFTDPVYPAFSVSKTHLAICDLFHS
- the LOC101075235 gene encoding E3 ubiquitin/ISG15 ligase TRIM25 isoform X2 encodes the protein MGASLETPARCHLCKVESSEPVTLKCKHRFCRRCIEDLWSTVPNGPYRCPEWRCKMVYQTLPFDRTLIPQRASSGLRGAQTRSSAGTSTNEQSTPESALRRPSLAGRLLGKRKASAPAVEQPNPKRLTTEAPRERSGDVETEASAPAPDKPDTKRLTTEAPRERSGDVETEASAPAPDKPGTKRSAVKQEQSGDVESPTTSSSDSFEDTPAPSASPEVSQKSQSKQFEYEDEALDISGQQSIEIISLCDSDSLDEVIISDASPAATPQKGTGETPASPAGADCSAAVPPDKTKSPGPPVNISPVIHLASTSGSPADLGSFSRSESKSARPVPCHYCPNAVYQPAIKTCLVCGASMCSEHLRPHLESPVFQNHTLIAPVEDISSWKCQEHQDINRIYCRKCGVCVCTLCPLVGSHQNHECISLREAERELRGNLKKDISQLQQTEDEVIITLNEVTQKKEASRVVLEKARTSVLQQYAAIREALDQEEQTALQCVAKEESRVLGGLEEKLGNLRSSLQSIQKGLHIFEGLADAKGDKHIGDQVFVREYSKTAHLSSVLGSYMEHFETPEEVDYVRLKCLQKWTEKRLDTFVITVPGEERDIYIPLYGCVPSLDADTAHPKLQLSDNNREVRYSEAQQPYTEHAARFSSFPQVLASSALQGGRWYWEVNVSVEEGRWKVGVSEGRIERKGQKDISRLGCNPYSWCLACDKKKVEALHNRVSAPVDADGLQRVGVFLDFEEGVLSFFNVTPGGSLALVHSYKHSFTDPVYPAFSVSKTHLAICDLFHS
- the LOC101075235 gene encoding E3 ubiquitin/ISG15 ligase TRIM25 isoform X3, whose translation is MGASLETPARCHLCKVESSEPVTLKCKHRFCRRCIEDLWSTVPNGPYRCPEWRCKMVYQTLPFDRTLIPQRASSGLRGAQTRSSAGTSTNEQSTPESALRRPSLAGRLLGKRKASAPAVEQPNPKRLTTEAPRERSGDVETEASAPAPDKPDTKRLTTEAPRERSGDVETEASAPAPDKPGTKRSAVKQEQSGDVESPTTSSSDSFEDTPAPSASPEVSQKSQSKQFEYEDEALDISGQQSIEIISLCDSDSLDEVIISDASPAATPQKGTGETPASPAGADCSAAVPPDKTKSPGPPVNISPVIHLASTSGSPADLGSFSRSESKSARPVPCHYCPNAVYQPAIKTCLVCGASMCSEHLRPHLESPVFQNHTLIAPVEDISSWKCQEHQDINRIYCRKCGVCVCTLCPLVGSHQNHECISLREAERELRGNLKKDISQLQQTEDEVIITLNEVTQKKEASRVVLEKARTSVLQQYAAIREALDQEEQTALQCVAKEESRVLGGLEEKLGNLRSSLQSIQKGLHIFEGLADAKGDKHIGDQVFVREYSKTAHLSSVLGSYMEHFETPEEVDYVRLKCLQKWTEKRLDTFVITVPGEERDIYIPLYGCVPSLDADTAHPKLQLSDNNREVRYSEAQQPYTEHAARFSSFPQVLASSALQGGRWYWEVNVSVEEGRWKVGVSEGRIERKGQKDISRLGCNPYSWCLACDKKKVEALHNRVSAPVDADGLQRVGVFLDFEEGVLSFFNVTPGGSLALVHSYKHSFTDPVYPAFSVSKTHLAICDLFHS